A stretch of DNA from Pontiella agarivorans:
GTTCCTTTCGATCATCGGCCCGTCGGGCTGCGGCAAGTCGACCGTGATCCGCATGATGGCCTGTCTGGAGGATATTACCGATGGACTGATTCTGGTGGACAGTTATCCCGTGACCGAGCCGGGGGCCGACCGCGGCATGGTGTTCCAGAAGTACACGCTCTTTCCCTGGCTGACCGTAAAGAAGAACGTCATGTTCGGCCTGGAGGTCGGCGGCGCCAGTAAATTTGATGCCGAGCGCGATGCCCTCCAGTGGCTGGATATTGTCGGGCTCGAACCCTATGCCGATCTTTATCCGGCACAGCTTTCCGGCGGGATGCAGCAGCGCGTGGCCATTGCCCGTGCGCTGGCGAACAAGCCGAAGGTGTTGCTGATGGACGAGCCGTTCGGGGCGCTTGATGCGCAGACGCGCGCCAAAATGCAGGCCTATCTCCTGCAGATCTGGAAGAAGATCGACATCACCATCATTTTTATTACGCATGATCTGGATGAGGCCGTCTACCTGTCCGACCGTGTACTCGTGCTCGAGGCCAACCCGGGCCGGGTGCAGGAAATGGTCGAGGTGCCGGTCAGTCGCCCGCGTTCGCCGAGCCAGTTTTTATCGCCGGAATTTCTGACCACCAAAATCCATCTTGAAGAACTGATTCATCCAAGTCCGGAAGAGGCGCAGGATGATTTTGAGGTGGTTAAAATGGTGGCCAAAGAAGCTGGATGATCAGAGGAAAGGGAATGAAGAAAGAAAAACAGAATTACAAACGGTTCAGTGTCACCATGCCGGCCGAGCTCTATGAAGAGCTCGAAGAGATGGCGGAAGATCGGGGGATGGATAACCGCTCCATGATGATCTCGGATCTGGTGAAACGCGAAGTACTCAAGCACCGGCAGATGGACCGCACCCGCGTGATGGCGGGAACGCTGACCATCACCTACGACGCGGCGATTGACGACTGCGCCAACAGGCTGATCGCGCTGCGCCGCAACTATCTGGATGAAGTGATCTCCACCTTCCAGGTGATGCTGGAGGATGGAAAGAATCTGGAAATCTGGCTGGTGCAGGGCCAGGTGGAAGTGCTTCACACCCTGCTTTCCCAGGCGCTCAAATGCAGCAAAAGCATGATGGGGCAGATTACGTTTGCCGATGCCATCCTGCCGCCGCTCAGAACCAATCGATAAACAAAGGATGCAGAAGATGAAACCTATACCCGAAGAAAAAATACTGTATGAAACCGTGGTTTCCGGAGGCTGGAACTTTTCGCGAATCGTGCGCCGCGGCCGCACACTGCGGATTACCGATCTGGAAGGCGGGGGCAATGCCTCGGCGCTGTTCTATAATGCGGATAACTATGCCGAGCGCTACAACATGGGCGACACCATGAAAATCCAGCACATCTCGTCGCTTTTCAAAAACGCCTGTATCTATTCCGACATGGGCCGCGTGCTGATGAGCATCACCGATTCAACGTCCGACTGGCACGATGTCATCTGCGGCGTGACCTATCGCGAGGATTTGCTGCAGCGCTTCGGCACCAAAACCTATCAGGACGCGCATAACGGGTTTTACCGCAGCGGCTTTGATTCGCTCACCGTTGAACTCGCTAAATACGGCATGACCAAACGCGACTTCACCAACGTGGTGAACTTCTTTGCAAAAACCGACATCGATGCGGACGGCAACATGACGTTTGTGGCCGATGCCTCGCCCGCCGGCTCCTACGTCGACCTGCGCGCCGAAATGGATACGCTGGTGATTCTCGATGCCGGCATGCATCCGCTGAATCCCTCGAGCGAATATGTGGCGAAGCCGGTCGGCATCACACTGTATGAATCCGAACCCGCCGCGGCCGATGATCCCTGCCGCATGCTCTGCCCCGAAAACCAGCGCGGATTTGAAAACTCGGAAACCTATTACCTTTAAGATGAAAGATTCTAACCACAAAGGCTCTAAGTACACGAAGATTCACTTCGTGGTCCCTTGGTGCTCTTCGCGTCTTTGTGGTTAAGAAAGTTCAGGAGCTTTGTTATGAGCGAATTGAAAGAAAGTACTTTAGTTGAAGAAAATGCGCGGCTGAGCGAAACGGTTCCGGCGGGTGAATACTGGATGAAAGAAGTGAAGAAGGGTGAGATCCTGCGCATCACCGATCTCGAAGGCAACCAGGCGGCCGACACGCTGTTCTTCAACGCGAACAATACCGAAGAGCGCTACCATGCGAACAATACGCTGCGGATGCAGAACAACGTCTATATCAAGCTGGGCACCGAAATCCGTTCGAATGAAAATAACGTGATGATGAAAGTGGTGGCCGACACCTGCGGGCGGCACGATACGCTGGGTAGTGCCTGTTCCTGCGAAAGCAACACTTCGCGCTATGCGCATGAAAAACGCTACATGCACAGCTGCCGCGATACCTTTCTGCAGGGTATTCTCGACTGGGGGCAGGGCATGGATAAGCGCGATCAGGTCTGCAATATCAACTTTTTCATGAATGTGCCGGTCGATCCGGAAGGCGGGTCCAAGTTTTCCGACGGCATTTCCGGCGCCGGGAAATATGTGGAAATGGAAGCGATGATGGATACTGTCGTCTTTGTCTCCAACTGCCCGCAGCTCAACAATCCCTGCAACGGCTATGACCCGACGCCGGTGCAGATGACCATCTGGGACAACGGAAACTAAAGGAAATTTAGCCACGAAAAGGCACAACATACACAAAGACTCTCCGGAATAGCTTTTCGTGCCTTTTTGTGTTTTTTGTGGCCAAAACAGTAGTAGAGCCGAGGATGTTTTATGTTTAAGAAAGTACTGGTAGCCAACCGCGGCGAAATTGCGTGTCGCATCATCCGCACCCTGAAGGAAATGGGCATTGCCGCCGTCGCGGTTTATTCCGATGCCGACGCCGATGCGGAGCACGTAGCGATGGCCGACGAGGCGTACAACATCGGTCCGGCGCTGGCGAAAGAGAGTTATCTCAACACGGATAAAATTCTTTCAGTGATGAAGGAAAACAACGTGGAGGCGGTGCATCCGGGCTACGGCTTCCTGAGTGAAAATGTCGAGTTCCGGAAAATGTGTCTGGAACAGGGGATTGAATTCATCGGTCCCGAGGAAAGCCACATTCTGGAGTTCGGCCTCAAACACATGGCGCGCGATCTGGCGGAATCCGCCGGCGTGCCGCTGGTGCCGGGAACGCCGCTGCTTAACAGTATGGAAGAGGCGCTCGAAGCGGCGGAGCATATCGGCTATCCGGTCATGCTCAAAAGTACCGCCGGCGGCGGGGGCATCGGCATGCGCATCTGCAACGAATCCGACGAGCTCGAAGCGCATTACGATACGATCAAACGCCTCGGTAAAAACTACTTTAAAGACGAAGGCGTCTTTCTTGAAAAATATATCCGCACGTCGCGGCACATCGAAGTGCAGGTGTTCGGTAACGGCAAAGGCGATGTGGTGGTGCTCGGCGAGCGCGACTGTTCCGTGCAGCGCCGGAACCAGAAGGTGATTGAAGAGACGCCGGCACCGAATATTACGGAGGAGACCCGCACGGCCCTGCATGCCGCCGCGAAAACTCTGACCGAAAAGGTGTCCTATCGTTCCGCCGGTACCGTTGAATTTATTTATGACACCGAGACCGGGCAGTTTTACTTCCTGGAAGTGAACACCCGCCTGCAGGTGGAGCACGGCATCACCGAAGAGGTGTTCGGCGTCGACCTGGTGCGCTGGATGGTGGAGCTGGCCGCCGGCGAAGATCCAACCCCTGGAAACTTTGAGCTGAAACCGTCCGGCTGTGCGATGGAGTTCCGCGTCTATGCCGAGGATCCCGGCAAGGACTATCAGCCATCGAGCGGCATCATTACCAAAGCCGAATTTCCGGAAGGCATTCGGGTGGATAAATGGGTGGAAACGGGCACCGAAGTTTCGGCCTACTATGATCCGCTGCTGGCCAAGGTGATTGTGACCGGCGAAACGCGCGACGAAACGATTGCCCGATCAATCGATGCACTGACGGCGACCAGCCTCTGCGGATTTGAAACCAACATCTTTCTCATGAAGCAGGTGCTGGAAAATAAAATTTTTCAGAGCGGCGAGGTATTCACCGGGCTGCTGAATACCTTCGACTATTCGGTCAGCACGATTGAGGTGGTTGTGCCGGGAACGCAGACCACGGTGCAGGATGTGCCGGGCCGTACCGGCTTCTGGGGCGTCGGGGTTCCGCCGTCGGGGCCGATGGATATGCTCAGTTTCCGCATCGCCAACCGCCTGGTCGGTAATGAGGAAAAGGCCGCGGCGCTGGAAATGACCATGTCGGGCGGAAGCTATAAATTTAATTGCGCGGCGACCGTAGCGGTGGCCGGCGGCGATTTGACCGTGATGCTGAATGAAGCCGTCGTTCCGCAGCATGAAGCCTTTGAAGTGAAGGCCGGCGATACGGTCAGTGTGAGTGCATTTTACAAAGGGCAGCGCGCGTATCTTGCGGTGCGCGGCGGGCTGGATGTGCCGGATTATATGGGCAGCAAATCGACCTTTATTCTCGGGCGCTTCGGCGGCCATGCGGGACGGGCGCTGACGGCCGGCGATGTGCTGCATATCGGCGATGCGGTTTCCAAGGATTGGACCATGAAAAAACTGCCGGAAACCGCGGTGCCGGAAATTTCCAACCATTGGAAAGTCGGCGTGATGTACGGCCCGCACGGCGCGCCCGATTTCTTTACGGAGCAGGATATTGAAACCTTCCTGGAGCATGAATGGGAAGTGCACTTTAACTCGTCGCGCACCGGCGTGCGCCTGATCGGCCCGAAGCCGGAATGGGCGCGGACGGACGGCGGCGAGGCTGGACTGCACCCCTCGAATATTCATGACAATGCCTATGCGGTCGGCGCGATTGACTTTACCGGTGATATGCCCGTGATTCTAGGCCCCGACGGCCCGAGTCTCGGCGGCTTTGTCTGCCCGGTGACGGTGGTGGGTGCGGAGCTCTGGAAAATCGGGCAGCTGAAGCCGGGCGATACGGTACAGTTTATTCCGGTGACGCTGGAAGAGGCCGGGCGGCTTGAAAAAGAGAATGCCGCGCTTATTCAGTCGGGCGAACCGATGACGGTGCCGAACTATGCGACCATCGAGGATACGCCGGCGATCATCGGCACGTGGAATGAAGACGATGAATTTGAAAAGGTGGTCTGCCGCCAGGCGGGGGATCAATATCTGCTGCTGGAGTTCGGTCCGCTGCAGCTCGACCTGCGGCTGCGGTTCAAGGTGCACGCCTGGAACCTGAAATTTGAAGAGCTGAACCTGCCGGGCATTATTGATATGACGCCGGGCATCCGCTCGTTCCAGCTGCATTTTGATCCGGCGGTCCTGTCGCGCACCCAACTGCTCGAACTGATCGATTCGCTGATCAAAGAGCTCGGCGAAAATCCGCCGGAGGAAGTGGAGTCGCGCATCGTTCATCTGCCGTTGAGCTGGGATGATCCGCAGACGCGCGTAGCGATTGAAAAATATATGTCGTCGGTGCGCAAAGATGCGCCGTGGTGCCCGAGCAATATTGAATTTATCCGGCGCATCAACGGGCTCGATTCGATTCAGGATGTGCAGAATATTCTGTTTGATGCGAGCTATCTGGTGATGGGCCTGGGCGATGTGTATCTGGGCGCGCCGGTCGCCACGCCGCTGGATCCGCGGCACCGGCTGGTGACCACAAAATATAATCCGGCGCGGACGTGGACGCCGGAAAATGCGGTGGGTATCGGCGGCGCCTATATGTGCGTCTACGGCATGGAAGGGCCGGGCGGCTATCAGTTTGTCGGCCGTACCGTTCAGATGTGGAACCGCTATCATCAGACCAAAGAATTTGAGCCGGGCAAACCGTGGCTGCTGCAGCCGTTCGATCAGATCCGATTTTACCTCGTCGGCGGCGATGAGCTGATGCAGATGCGCCGCGATTTCCTGAAGGGCCGCTTCTCACTGAAGATTGAAAAGACGACCTTCAACATTAATGCCTATAACACCTTCCTCGAGGAAAATGCAGAGGCCATCGACGCGTTTAAAACCACGCAGCAGGCGGCGTTTGCAAAAGAGTATCAGCACTGGGTGGATAACGATCTGCTGACGTTTGAAGAAGCCGTGCAGCAAGTGTCATCGGAAGAGACGGAAATCATGGACGGCGCCGAAGCGGTGACGGCCTCGGTGGCCGGCAGCGTCTGGCAGTGCAAGGTCGAGGTCGGTGATACGGTGGAAGCCGGGGATGAAGCGGTCGTTCTGGAAAGTATGAAGACGGAGATTCCGGTGATTGCCCCCGTGGCCGGCGAAGTGGTGCAGCTCTTCTGCAAACCCGGCGATACTGTTAAACAGGGACAGGCCGTCTGTTCCATTAAATCTAAATAAATGATGAAACCCAGGACCTGCAGGATGAAAAGTTTACAGATCAGTGCGCTGCATCAGGCGTATGCAAAGGGTGAAGAGACGGTGGAGTCCGTCATGGAAAAATGTCTGCAGCGGGCGGACGAACTTGCGCCGGAGGTGTGGATCCGGAAGCTGACGGCGGAAGAGGTTGCGGTTTATGTCCAGGCATTGGAAGGCGAGTCGCCGGAAACGAAACCGCTCTACGGCATTCCGTTTGTGATTAAAGACAATATCGACCTGGGCGGTATTCCGACGACGGCCGGCTGCCCGGACTATAAATTTGTACCGGAGCAGTCGGCGCATGTGGTTGAACAGCTGATTCAGGCCGGTGCCATTCCGCTGGGAAAAACCAACCTCGATCAGTTTGCAACGGGGCTGGTCGGCACGCGGTCGCCCTACGGTGCCTGCCCGAACAGCTTTGATCCGGACTATGTTTCCGGCGGATCGAGCAGCGGTTCGGCGGTGGCGGTGGCGGACGGCTGTGCGTCGTTTTCGCTGGGAACGGATACGGCCGGCTCCGGTCGCGTTCCGGCGGCATTCAATAATCTGATCGGGCTGAAACCCTCTAAAGGCTTGCTGAGCTGCTCGGGTGTGGTACCGGCGTGTAAGAGCCTTGACTGCGTTTCAATTTTTGCGCTCGATGCGGCCGATGCGCAGGCGGTGTTTGATGTGGCGAACCATTTTGATCCGTCGGACTGCTATGCCCGCGAGCTGGAGCAGGCGCCTGTGATTTCCAGCGGTTGGAAATTCGGGGTGCCGAAAAGAGAGCAGTTGAAGTTTTTCGGAAGCCGCGAATATGAATCCGCATTTTCTGAAAGCCTGGATATGCTGGAGAAGGCGGGCGGCACACGGGTTGAGGTGGATTTTCAGCCGTTCCTTGATGCGGCAAACCTGCTCTATTCCGGCGCCTGGGTGAATGAACGCCATGCGGCGGTGGGTGAATTTATTGAAGCAAATCCCGAGGCCGTGCTGGATACCACGCGGACGATTATTCTCTCCGGCCTCGCGATTCCGGCGCCGGATGTATTCAAGGGTTTTTATAAGCTGCAGGAGTTCAAACGCGTTGCCGATGAGGTGATGGGATCGGTCGATCTGATCGTTACGCCGACGGCGGGGACGCCCTATAAAATTGATGAAGTGAATGCGGATCCGGTTCAGCTGAACACGAATCTCGGTTATTACACGAACTATATGAACCTGCTCGACTATGCGGCGATCGCTGTGCCGACTGCACTGACCCCGTCGGTGCCGTTCGGCGTGACGCTGGTCTCATTTTCCGGGCACGATCTGAAGCTGCTTCAGCTGGCGGACCGTCTGCATCAGGTTTCCGGATTGAATGTTGGAAAAACAGAGCGGCGCCCGATGCCGCTGGAGCTTTCACCGAATAAAAAACGGACGATTGATGTGGCGGTTTGCGGCGCACACTTGAACGGCTACCCGCTGCATCATCAGCTGGAAGATCTCGGTGCGGTTTTTGTGGAGTCAACCGAAACGGCGAAGGCCTATCGGATGTTTGCTTTTGAAACCGACGGCATCGCCAAGCCCGGCCTGATCCGTGATGCGGAAAACGGCGGGCGGATCTATGTGGAGATCTACCGGCTGACCTATCAGAACTTCGGGAAATTTGTCGCGGCCATTCCGGCTCCGCTGGGCATTGGCAAAATAAAACTCCGGGGCGGAGCGGAGGTCTGCGGCTTTATCGCCGAGCCGGAAGTTTCAAGCCTTGGAAAAGATATCACCGAACTCGGCGACTGGCGAAAGTTTGCCGGTTAGTTACCCCTGTCCCAGATCGCCTCGTAGTGCCGGATGATTTCAAGCATGCGTGTCCGGTCAAAACTGGAATCGTGCCCTCCGTGTATGGTGACGATCGGCAGCGATTTCAGGAGCTCAAACATCTTCCGGTAATCTGGGATACTGGTGCCCGGGCCTTCAAAAATAAGCGGTCCGTCATAGATCGCATCACCCGCAAAGAGTACGCCCGTACTGGTTTCAAACAGGCCGATGCTGCCCGGCGAATGGCCCGGCAGATGTAGCACCCGGTAGAGATGGTTGCCCAGGTCGACGGTATTCCCGGGGTTCAACAGTCCTGTTGGGGCTGCGCCCTGCAGTCGATAGGTTGCCGGATCGTAGCCGGCATAGGGCGGGGCTTCGAGCAGGGTTTCGCCAATCGGGGGGTAGCCTGCATCCAGCAGTAATTGTAAAATATTGTCGGGCATCTCGTTCCGAAATAAAGTGAGTTGGTCTGTGGGCTTTGCCATCTCCTCAGCCTCGATGGGGTGAACCAGTCGGGCGTCAAACTCGTGCACTGCACCGATATGGTCAATATGGGTGTGTGACGCCACGCAGATGATTTCCTTGGAGGGATCGCGGCGCAACGTATCCAGAAAGGGTTTCAAAGGGATCACACCCATACCCGTATCAAAGATCATGTCTCTTTCGGAGCCTTCAACCAGAAACATGTTTGCCCGGACCAGGACGTGGGCATGCGGCTCGAAAATCAGCGTTGTATCCGCGCTGAGCTTTTTAGTTTTAAACCAGTCATTAGCAATATTCATAATCGTATGTGTTCTCTTTGTTATTTGGTTTTCCGGATTGATCAGTGGATTTTAGCAGGGAAGAATCTGCTACAGAAGGTGTGCCATCGAAGGCCGGCGGCAGGAGCATTTTTATAAGTAACGAATAAGCGGCCGGTTGGAAACTGACGTGTTGGAAGTAACTTCACAGTATTGCTCCTTAGTTGTGCAGTAATGTTTTCGAGGGGAACATGAGTGTGTTATGCGCGCGAGAGTCTTTTTTTCGGGGCCGCGTCAGCAGCCTTGGGCCAGCAGTTCCCGCAGGCGTTTCGTCCGATCCACTTTTTCCCCCTCCTGCTGACAGAGGAGTTCATGGATTTCCTTTTTGAGGTTCAGGAAGGTTTTTTCATGCTTAATGTCGAGGGGCCGGTCCTCTCCGTAGGGCACGGTGATGTCGGCAATAATGCGGCCCGGCCGCGCGGAGTACACCAGGATCCGGCCGGAAAGGTAGATGGCCTCCTCCACATCATGCGTTACAAAGATGGTGGTTGTTTTATCGTGCTGGCTGAGCAGGCGCAGCATCTCCTGCATCTCTTCGCGCGTCTGCGCATCGAGTGCGCCGAACGGTTCGTCCATCAGCAGGAGCTCGGGGCGGGTGACGAGGGCGCGGGCGATGGCGACGCGTTGTTTCATTCCGCCGGAAAGTTCGCGCGGATACGCATCGAAAAAATCAACCATACCGACGGCATCGAGCAGATATTCGGCGCGGCCTTTCAGTGACATGTTGGCCCGGCCCGGCAGTTCAAAGTTTTTATTTTTTTTCAGGGTGGTGCCGAACTGCGCATTTTCCAGGACGGTCATCCAGGGATATAAGGTGTAGTTCTGGAACACCATGCCCCGGTCCCGGCCCGGTTCGGTGACCTCGTTTCCGTCGAGCAGAATCGTGCCGTCCGTGGCTCCCTCCAGTCCGGCCATAATGTACAGGGAGGTCGATTTGCCGCAGCCGGAGGGGCCGACAATGCTGATGAATTCGCCCTTCTGGACCTCAAAATCCACCGGGCCGATGGCATGCACTTCGCCCCGGCGGGACTGATAGGTTTTGGTCAGATTTTCAATTTTAAAGCTCATCGTTTGCTCGTATCTGCCCAATGGAAAAGGCGGGCGTTCAGTTTTCTGAAAAAATAGTCCAGCAGGAGTCCGATGACCCCGAGCAGGATCAGATAAACGAAAATCTCGGGCGTTTGAATGAAGCGGTAAAACCGCATGATCCGGAAACCCATGCCCTCGGTGGAGGCCACCAGTTCCGCCACAATGACGTAGGTCCAGGCCCACCCGTTGCACAGGCGCAGCGCATCGAAAATACCGGGCATGGCGGCACGGGCGAGCACGGACCGGATGATCTCGCCGCGGGAGGCACCGAGGGTCTGGCTGCATTGGATGAGATCGATCGGAATACGGCGGACTTCGTCGGCGATCATGAGCACCAGCTGAAAGAAGGTGCCGAGAAAGATGAGCATAATTTTGGCCCACTCGCCGATGCCGCAGAAAATCATGACCAGCGGCACCAGCGCTGGAACGGGGACATAGCGCAGGAATTCCATCTGGGGCTGAAAGAAGGATTCCACGGAGCGGAAGGTGCCCATATAGATGCCCAGCGGGAGAGCAAAAAGCGTCGCCAGTAAAAAACCGCCGGTCACCCGGTAGAAACTGCTCTTTATATCCATCCAGAGTTCGGGCGACTGCATCTGGCCGATAAACGCCGTCCAGATCTGGCCCGGCTTCGGAACAAACAGGGGGTTGCACCAGGACTGGTGGCTGATCCAGGTGTAGAGCAGAATGGAAAAAAGAAATCCAAGCACGGCCAGGGTATAATAGTGGGCGGCCGGGATACTTTTGCGGATGGCAAACAGATCCAGCTTCATGGGTGGGTGCCTTCGATATGATTTTCGGTTAAGGCTGAAACAAAATCCTGCACCTCGGTCAGGACGCCCCAGACCGAACCTTCCTGCACCACCAGATTTTCGCAGGCGGTGCGGACGGCCGGATCGAATGCGGAGATGGCGTCTTTAAGATAGTAACAGACATACCCCCGGTCGGCGGCTTCCCGCAGGGTGGTATGCACACAGACGTCGGCCGTCACACCGGCAAGAGCCAGATGGGTGATGCCGTTTTCTTTCAGAATCTGATCGAGCGGGGTGGTTAAAAATGCGCCGTAGCTTGATTTGTCCAGTACGGTTTCGCCGGGCTGCGGCGCCAGTTCATCAATGATGTCGTTGCCGTATTCGCCGCGGATCATGATGCGGCCCATCGGGCCTTCTGATCCATATCGTGCGCCGGCCCGCTCGGAGCAGCGCAGTTTCGTGGCCGGGCAGTCGGATAGATCCGGCGCATAGTTTTCCCGGGTGTGAATGATCCGCATTCCATGCTGCCGGGCGGCCTCCAGGGCACGCTGCGCATACGGAATGATCGGGCGCACCCATTCAATGCCTGCGCATTGATCGGCATAGCCTCCCGGCGCGCAGAAATCGCGCTGGAAATCGATTAAAAGAAGGGCGGTGTTTGCTGAGTTCATAGTCATTGCGGCCGTGCGGATAAGAAAGCGTACGGCGGGCCGCACGCTTTCCGGTGAAGCGGTTGTTTATTTCGCGAGGAAGGAGGTATCCATCAAGCCCGCAACATCAACGGACTTCGGGATCATGTCTTTGCTCAGCAGAAAGCTGGAAACTTCGCTGGCGGCTTCCAGCGCCGTTCCGTGCATATTCTCTACCGATGCGGCGGCGGAATAGAGCTCGATTTCGGTGAGGATGGCTTCGATTTCCTCCGCAGGAATATCGATCATCGGGGCCGCGATTTCTGAGGCTTCCTTCGGGTTGCTCAGGACAAAATCCATACGTTTATAGATAATGTCCATGAAGGTCTGGATCTCCGCCTGTTTTTTCTTCATGGACTTTTTGCTGACGGCGATGCAGTCCAGAATGAGGCCCGGTTCATCGGCCGTGCTGTACAGTTTTGTTCCGCCCGTGCCGATGATCTGGCTGATCCAGGGTTCCCAGGTCACCGCGGCATCAACCTTGCCGGCAGACAGTGCGGTTCCCGCGAGATCCGGCGTCATATTAATCAGCTCCACATCCTTTTCGGTCAGGCCGTTTTTCTGCAATGCTTTTACCAGAAGCAGGTGCCCGCATTCATTCAGCGTGACGCCGATCTTTTTGCCTTTGAGGTCTGCGACGGAAGCAATGCCTTTTGCCGAAGCAATGGCATCAGCACCGGCCGAGGTGTCGACCAGTCCGATTATTTTAAACATGCCCGGAGCGGCTCCCGCCCGCAGCACGACGGCATCAGCCGTTGTAAAATGCACATCCAGCCGATTCGCCAGCAGCGGTACCAGTCCGTCGCCCGGGGCATCGAAAGATTTCGCCTCAACCGTCAGGCCGGCCTTTTCAAAGTCACCTTTTTCCAAAGCCACAAAGAAAGGGATGAAGCCCACCCAGTTGTTGTATCCCACACGCAGGGTTTCGGCTGAAACCGTCCGGGAGGCCAGGCAGGCGCACAGGGCGCTGAATAAGAGTATGGTTTTGAATTTCATTCTGATGTCCTTGGTTCGGAGTTTTATTGATTCAGGATGGCCTTAGTCGTCCATGTTGTTGATGGTTAGCTTATTATGCACAGAGTGTGCCACGGAATCGGGGTGTCCCAGACGCTTCCTAAGCACTTCAGAATGAAATGGATGCACGTTTACAAATTAAATATATCCAACCAGTAATACTCCGAATATGTCGAGTAATACTCTAAGGGATTCAAAATTGTCACAGCCTGTAGATGGAAATGCTGTGCGGAATGGTTCATGACTGGAAATAGAGATTAACCTGTAAAAATCGATTATGGGCCGGGAGCTTCAGGTTCTTTCATGAAAAATCCGCGCGATGAATCAAGCCCCGAGATCGGTGATGCTGAAAAGAGGTCCTGTAAAACGGCTGGTTTCTAGGCTTTGGAAGTATACCGAAGGGCAGAATCTGTGTTGCGGAGCTGCGGTGACAAGCCGAATAAGAAACAAAAACGTAGTGAGCAAGTGCATATACATACATATATGAATGTAAGAGATTGGGCCATATACATACAGGTATGAATGTATTTAGTATTTCGTAATGCCTTGCAGTGTATGTGAAAGCGATGTGCTGGAGTCAGTTGATGAGTTGTAAAA
This window harbors:
- a CDS encoding cysteine hydrolase family protein, with product MNSANTALLLIDFQRDFCAPGGYADQCAGIEWVRPIIPYAQRALEAARQHGMRIIHTRENYAPDLSDCPATKLRCSERAGARYGSEGPMGRIMIRGEYGNDIIDELAPQPGETVLDKSSYGAFLTTPLDQILKENGITHLALAGVTADVCVHTTLREAADRGYVCYYLKDAISAFDPAVRTACENLVVQEGSVWGVLTEVQDFVSALTENHIEGTHP
- a CDS encoding ABC transporter permease, with the translated sequence MKLDLFAIRKSIPAAHYYTLAVLGFLFSILLYTWISHQSWCNPLFVPKPGQIWTAFIGQMQSPELWMDIKSSFYRVTGGFLLATLFALPLGIYMGTFRSVESFFQPQMEFLRYVPVPALVPLVMIFCGIGEWAKIMLIFLGTFFQLVLMIADEVRRIPIDLIQCSQTLGASRGEIIRSVLARAAMPGIFDALRLCNGWAWTYVIVAELVASTEGMGFRIMRFYRFIQTPEIFVYLILLGVIGLLLDYFFRKLNARLFHWADTSKR
- a CDS encoding aliphatic sulfonate ABC transporter substrate-binding protein, which codes for MKFKTILLFSALCACLASRTVSAETLRVGYNNWVGFIPFFVALEKGDFEKAGLTVEAKSFDAPGDGLVPLLANRLDVHFTTADAVVLRAGAAPGMFKIIGLVDTSAGADAIASAKGIASVADLKGKKIGVTLNECGHLLLVKALQKNGLTEKDVELINMTPDLAGTALSAGKVDAAVTWEPWISQIIGTGGTKLYSTADEPGLILDCIAVSKKSMKKKQAEIQTFMDIIYKRMDFVLSNPKEASEIAAPMIDIPAEEIEAILTEIELYSAAASVENMHGTALEAASEVSSFLLSKDMIPKSVDVAGLMDTSFLAK
- a CDS encoding MBL fold metallo-hydrolase, producing the protein MNIANDWFKTKKLSADTTLIFEPHAHVLVRANMFLVEGSERDMIFDTGMGVIPLKPFLDTLRRDPSKEIICVASHTHIDHIGAVHEFDARLVHPIEAEEMAKPTDQLTLFRNEMPDNILQLLLDAGYPPIGETLLEAPPYAGYDPATYRLQGAAPTGLLNPGNTVDLGNHLYRVLHLPGHSPGSIGLFETSTGVLFAGDAIYDGPLIFEGPGTSIPDYRKMFELLKSLPIVTIHGGHDSSFDRTRMLEIIRHYEAIWDRGN
- a CDS encoding ABC transporter ATP-binding protein; translated protein: MSFKIENLTKTYQSRRGEVHAIGPVDFEVQKGEFISIVGPSGCGKSTSLYIMAGLEGATDGTILLDGNEVTEPGRDRGMVFQNYTLYPWMTVLENAQFGTTLKKNKNFELPGRANMSLKGRAEYLLDAVGMVDFFDAYPRELSGGMKQRVAIARALVTRPELLLMDEPFGALDAQTREEMQEMLRLLSQHDKTTTIFVTHDVEEAIYLSGRILVYSARPGRIIADITVPYGEDRPLDIKHEKTFLNLKKEIHELLCQQEGEKVDRTKRLRELLAQGC